From Panthera tigris isolate Pti1 chromosome D3, P.tigris_Pti1_mat1.1, whole genome shotgun sequence, one genomic window encodes:
- the MC5R gene encoding melanocortin receptor 5, whose product MNSSFHVLFLDLNLNATEGNFSGPNVKNKSSPCEEMGIAVEVFLTLGLISLLENILVIGAIVKNKNLHSPMYFFVCSLAVADMLVSMSNTWETITIYLINNKHLVIADAFVRHIDNVFDSMICISVVASMCSLLAIAVDRYVTIFYALRYHHIMTVKRSGVIIACIWTFCTGCGIVFIIYYESTYVIICLISMFFTMLFLMASLYIHMFLLARAHVKRIAALRGYSSVRQMTSMKGAVTLTMLLGIFIVCWAPFFLHLILMISCPQNLYCSCFMSYFNMYLILIMCNSVIDPLIYAFRSQEMRKSFKEIICCHTFRIPCRFLGRY is encoded by the coding sequence ATGAATTCCTCATTTCACGTGCTTTTCTTGGATCTCAACCTGAATGCCACAGAAGGCAACTTTTCAGGACCAAATGTCAAGAACAAATCTTCCCCATGTGAAGAGATGGGCATCGCTGTGGAAGTGTTTCTGACTCTGGGTCTCATCAGCCTCTTGGAGAACATCTTGGTCATAGGTGCCATAGTGAAGAACAAGAACTTGCACTCCCCCATGTATTTCTTTGTGTGCAGTTTAGCAGTAGCTGACATGCTGGTGAGCATGTCTAACACCTGGGAGACCATtaccatatatttaataaataataagcacCTGGTGATAGCAGATGCCTTTGTGCGTCACATTGACAATGTGTTTGACTCCATGATCTGCATTTCTGTGGTGGCCTCCATGTGCAGTTTGCTGGCCATTGCAGTGGATAGGTATGTCACCATCTTCTATGCTCTGCGCTACCACCACATCATGACAGTGAAGCGTTCTGGGGTAATTATTGCATGTATCTGGACCTTTTGCACAGGCTGTGGCATTGTTTTCATCATTTACTATGAATCCACTTATGTCATCATTTGCCTCATCTCCATGTTCTTTACCATGTTGTTCCTCATGGCGtctctatatatacacatgttcCTCCTGGCAAGGGCTCATGTCAAGCGGATAGCAGCTCTCCGTGGATACAGCTCCGTGCGGCAAATGACCAGCATGAAAGGAGCTGTCACCCTGACCATGCTGCTGGGCATTTTTATCGTGTGCTGGGCTCCGTTCTTTCTCCATcttattttgatgatttcttgCCCCCAGAACCTCTACTGTTCTTGCTTTATGTCTTACTTTAATATGTACCTTATACTCATCATGTGTAATTCTGTGATTGATCCTCTGATATATGCCTTCCGCAGCCAGGAGATGAGGAAGTCCTTTAAAGAGATTATTTGTTGCCATACCTTCAGAATACCCTGTAGGTTCCTTGGCAGGTATTAA